In Eulemur rufifrons isolate Redbay chromosome 3, OSU_ERuf_1, whole genome shotgun sequence, a single window of DNA contains:
- the SLC52A2 gene encoding solute carrier family 52, riboflavin transporter, member 2 isoform X2, whose translation MVGTALLAPLWRQVAPVAGQLHSVAFLPLALMLAMASCASNVTFLPFLSHLPPPFLRSFFLGQGLSALLPCVLALVQGVGRLECPPAPTNGTPGPPLNFPEHFSASTFFWALTALLVTSAAAFQGLLLLLPSLPSAPTGGPGPGLQVGAPGAEEEEEKEVSLLQEPPSQVAGTTPGPDPEAYGLLSARSACLLGLLAVTNALTNGVLPAIQSFSSLPYGRLAYHLAVVLGSAANPLACFLAMGVLCRSLAGLSGLSLLGMLFGAYLMALAVLSPCPPLVGTSAGVVFVVLSWVLCLGVFSYVKVAVSSLLHGGGQRALLAAGVAIQVGSLLGAVAMFPPTSIYHVFHSGKDCVDPCGP comes from the exons ATGGTGGGCACAGCCCTGCTGGCCCCTCTGTGGCGCCAGGTAGCCCCAGTAGCAGGGCAGCTCCACTCCGTGGCCTTCCTACCATTGGCCTTGATGCTGGCGATGGCCTCCTGTGCCTCTAATGTCACTTTCTTGCCCTTCTTGAGCCACCTGCCACCTCCCTTCCTACGGTCTTTCTTCCTGGGTCAGGGTCTCAGCGCCCTGCTGCCCTGTGTGCTGGCCCTAGTGCAGGGTGTGGGCCGCCTCGAGTGCCCACCAGCCCCCACCAATGGTACTCCTGGTCCCCCACTGAACTTCCCTGAGCATTTTTCTGCCAGCACCTTCTTCTGGGCACTTACTGCCCTTCTGGTCACTTCAGCTGCCGCCTTCCAGGGTCTCCTTCTGCTGTTGCCGTCACTACCATCTGCACCCACAgggggcccagggcctggcctgcagGTGGGAGCCccaggagcagaggaggaggaggagaaagaggtcTCGCTGTTGCAGGAGCCACCAAGCCAGGTGGCAGGCACCACCCCTGGCCCAGACCCTGAGGCCTATGGGCTGCTCTCGGCCCGCAGTGCCTGCCTGCTGGGTCTGCTGGCTGTCACCAATGCACTGACCAATGGCGTGCTGCCCGCAATACAGAGCTTTTCCTCTTTGCCCTACGGGCGCCTGGCCTATCACCTGGCCGTGGTGCTGGGCAGTGCCGCCAACCCCCTTGCCTGCTTCCTGGCCATGGGTGTGCTGTGCAG GTCCCTGGCAGGGTTAAGCGGTCTCTCTCTACTGGGCATGCTCTTTGGAGCCTACCTGATGGCATTGGCAGTCctgagcccctgcccacccctagTGGGCACGTCTGCAGGGGTGGTCTTTGTG GTGCTGTCGTGGGTGCTGTGTCTGGGCGTGTTCTCATATGTGAAGGTGGCAGTCAGCTCCCTGCTGCACGGTGGGGGCCAGCGAGCATTGCTGGCAGCTGGTGTGGCCATCCAGGTGGGCTCTCTGCTCGGCGCTGTTGCTATGTTCCCTCCCACCAGCATCTACCATGTGTTCCACAGCGGAAAGGATTGTGTGGACCCCTGTGGCCCCTGA
- the SLC52A2 gene encoding solute carrier family 52, riboflavin transporter, member 2 isoform X1, producing the protein MAAPTLGRLALTHLLVALFGMGSWAAVNGIWVELPVVVKDLPEGWSLPAYLSVCVALGNLGLLVVTLWRRLTLDKGERVPIQVVQALSMVGTALLAPLWRQVAPVAGQLHSVAFLPLALMLAMASCASNVTFLPFLSHLPPPFLRSFFLGQGLSALLPCVLALVQGVGRLECPPAPTNGTPGPPLNFPEHFSASTFFWALTALLVTSAAAFQGLLLLLPSLPSAPTGGPGPGLQVGAPGAEEEEEKEVSLLQEPPSQVAGTTPGPDPEAYGLLSARSACLLGLLAVTNALTNGVLPAIQSFSSLPYGRLAYHLAVVLGSAANPLACFLAMGVLCRSLAGLSGLSLLGMLFGAYLMALAVLSPCPPLVGTSAGVVFVVLSWVLCLGVFSYVKVAVSSLLHGGGQRALLAAGVAIQVGSLLGAVAMFPPTSIYHVFHSGKDCVDPCGP; encoded by the exons ATGGCAGCACCCACGCTAGGTCGTCTGGCGCTGACCCACCTGCTGGTGGCTCTCTTCGGCATGGGCTCGTGGGCTGCGGTCAACGGGATCTGGGTGGAGCTGCCTGTGGTGGTAAAAGACCTTCCGGAGG GTTGGAGCCTCCCTGCATACCTCTCTGTGTGTGTTGCGCTGGGGAACCTGGGTCTGCTGGTGGTGACCCTGTGGAGGCGGCTGACTCTGGACAAGGGCGAGCGGGTCCCCATACAGGTGGTGCAGGCGCTGAGCATGGTGGGCACAGCCCTGCTGGCCCCTCTGTGGCGCCAGGTAGCCCCAGTAGCAGGGCAGCTCCACTCCGTGGCCTTCCTACCATTGGCCTTGATGCTGGCGATGGCCTCCTGTGCCTCTAATGTCACTTTCTTGCCCTTCTTGAGCCACCTGCCACCTCCCTTCCTACGGTCTTTCTTCCTGGGTCAGGGTCTCAGCGCCCTGCTGCCCTGTGTGCTGGCCCTAGTGCAGGGTGTGGGCCGCCTCGAGTGCCCACCAGCCCCCACCAATGGTACTCCTGGTCCCCCACTGAACTTCCCTGAGCATTTTTCTGCCAGCACCTTCTTCTGGGCACTTACTGCCCTTCTGGTCACTTCAGCTGCCGCCTTCCAGGGTCTCCTTCTGCTGTTGCCGTCACTACCATCTGCACCCACAgggggcccagggcctggcctgcagGTGGGAGCCccaggagcagaggaggaggaggagaaagaggtcTCGCTGTTGCAGGAGCCACCAAGCCAGGTGGCAGGCACCACCCCTGGCCCAGACCCTGAGGCCTATGGGCTGCTCTCGGCCCGCAGTGCCTGCCTGCTGGGTCTGCTGGCTGTCACCAATGCACTGACCAATGGCGTGCTGCCCGCAATACAGAGCTTTTCCTCTTTGCCCTACGGGCGCCTGGCCTATCACCTGGCCGTGGTGCTGGGCAGTGCCGCCAACCCCCTTGCCTGCTTCCTGGCCATGGGTGTGCTGTGCAG GTCCCTGGCAGGGTTAAGCGGTCTCTCTCTACTGGGCATGCTCTTTGGAGCCTACCTGATGGCATTGGCAGTCctgagcccctgcccacccctagTGGGCACGTCTGCAGGGGTGGTCTTTGTG GTGCTGTCGTGGGTGCTGTGTCTGGGCGTGTTCTCATATGTGAAGGTGGCAGTCAGCTCCCTGCTGCACGGTGGGGGCCAGCGAGCATTGCTGGCAGCTGGTGTGGCCATCCAGGTGGGCTCTCTGCTCGGCGCTGTTGCTATGTTCCCTCCCACCAGCATCTACCATGTGTTCCACAGCGGAAAGGATTGTGTGGACCCCTGTGGCCCCTGA
- the FBXL6 gene encoding F-box/LRR-repeat protein 6 isoform X1 encodes MAARAARQAWRRGGVAPLAGARVRSAEDWWWDQLAPSGSGCHLLQSDSMLLVLPGPGPARTRTKRRAARRAQRQPHPGPRAAAAKPKATSWPEPAPAPEQGPDAGWGDRIPLEILVQIFGLLVAVDGPMPFLGRAARVCRRWQEAASQPALWRSVTLSPPLASRPAKGGVKAEKKLLASLEWLMPNRFSQLQRLTLIHWKSQVHPVLKLVGESCPQLTFLKLSDCHGVTTDALVMLAKACRQLHSLDLQHSMVESTAVVSFLEEAGPRMRKLWLTYSSQTTAILGALLSSCCPQLQVLEVSTGINRNSIPLQLPVEALQKGCPQLQVLRLLNLTWLPKPSGRGVALGPGFPSLEELCLASSTCNFVSNEVLGRLLHGSPNLRLLDLRGCARITPAGLHNLPCQELEQLHLGLYGMSDRLTLAKEGSPLLTQKWYHTLRELDLSGQGFSEKDLEQALTAFSGTSGGSHPALCSLNLRGTRVTPSTVSSVVSSCRGLLYLNLESCRCLPRGLKRAYRGLEEVQWCLEQLLTTPPSPH; translated from the exons ATGGCTGCTCGGGCTGCCCGGCAGGCCTGGCGCAGAGGTGGGGTTGCGCCGCTGGCCGGCGCGCGGGTCCGCTCGGCCGAGGACTGGTGGTGGGATCAGCTGGCGCCGAGCGGCTCTGGGTGCCACCTGCTACAGTCGGACAGCATGCTGCTGGTGCTGCCCGGCCCAGGGCCCGCCCGCACCCGCACGAAAAGGCGAGCCGCCCGCCGCGCTCAGCGGCAGCCTCACCCGGGCCCTCGCGCCGCAGCTGCCAAGCCCAAGGCCACGTCCTGGCCGGAGCCGGCGCCCGCGCCCGAGCAGGGGCCCGACGCTGGCTGGGGAGACCGCATTCCCTTGGAAATCCTGGTGCAGATTTTCGGGCTGCTGGTGGCGGTCGATGGGCCCATGCCCTTCCTGGGCAG GGCCGCGCGCGTGTGCCGCCGCTGGCAGGAGGCCGCCTCCCAACCCGCGCTCTGGCGCTCCGTGACCCTGTCGCCCCCGCTGGCTAGCCGCCCTGCCAAGGGTGGAGTCAAGGCGGAGAAGAAGCTCCTTGCTTCCCTGGAGTGGCTTATGCCCAATCG GTTCTCACAGCTCCAGAGGCTGACCCTCATCCACTGGAAGTCTCAGGTACACCCCGTGTTAAAG CTGGTAGGTGAGTCCTGTCCTCAGCTCACTTTCCTCAAGCTTTCAGACTGCCATGGTGTGACCACTGATGCTCTGGTCATGCTAGCCAAAGCCTGCCGTCAGCTCCACAGCCTGGACCTACAGCACTCCATG GTGGAATCCACAGCTGTGGTGAGTTTTTTGGAGGAAGCAGGGCCCCGAATGCGCAAACTATGGCTGACCTACAGCTCCCAGACAACAGCCATCTTGGGCGCGCTGCTG agCAGCTGCTGCCCTCAGCTCCAGGTCCTGGAGGTGAGCACTGGCATCAACCGCAATAGCATTCCCCTCCAGCTGCCCGTCGAAGCGCTGCAGAAAGGCTGCCCCCAGCTGCAG GTGCTGCGGCTGCTGAACCTCACGTGGCTGCCCAAGCCTTCCGGGAGAGGGGTGGCTCTCGGACCAGGCTTCCCCAGCCTTGAGGAGCTCTGCCTCGCCAGCTCCACCTGCAACTTTGTGAGCAATGAGGTCCTGGGCCGCCTGCTCCACGGTTCCCCCAACCTGCGCCTGCTGGATCTTCGAGGCTGTGCCCGTATCACGCCTGCTGGCCTGCACAATCTCCCATGTCAGG AGCTGGAGCAGCTTCACCTGGGCCTGTATGGCATGTCAGACCGGCTGACTCTAGCCAAGGAGGGCAGTCCTCTGTTGACCCAGAAGTGGTACCACACCCTGCGGGAACTGGACTTGAGTGGCCAGGGATTCAGTGAGAAGGACTTGGAGCAGGCCCTCACTGCCTTCTCAGGCACCTCTGGGGGCTCACACCCAGCCCTGTGTTCCCTTAACCTCAGGGGTACCCGGGTCACACCAAGCACGGTCAG CTCTGTGGTCAGCAGCTGCCGAGGCCTGCTGTACCTCAACCTGGAGTCCTGCCGCTGCCTTCCCAGGGGCCTGAAGCGGGCCTACCGGGGCCTTGAGGAAGTCCAGTGGTGTCTGGAGCAGCTGCtcaccacccctccctccccccactaa
- the FBXL6 gene encoding F-box/LRR-repeat protein 6 isoform X2 has product MAARAARQAWRRGGVAPLAGARVRSAEDWWWDQLAPSGSGCHLLQSDSMLLVLPGPGPARTRTKRRAARRAQRQPHPGPRAAAAKPKATSWPEPAPAPEQGPDAGWGDRIPLEILVQIFGLLVAVDGPMPFLGRAARVCRRWQEAASQPALWRSVTLSPPLASRPAKGGVKAEKKLLASLEWLMPNRFSQLQRLTLIHWKSQLVGESCPQLTFLKLSDCHGVTTDALVMLAKACRQLHSLDLQHSMVESTAVVSFLEEAGPRMRKLWLTYSSQTTAILGALLSSCCPQLQVLEVSTGINRNSIPLQLPVEALQKGCPQLQVLRLLNLTWLPKPSGRGVALGPGFPSLEELCLASSTCNFVSNEVLGRLLHGSPNLRLLDLRGCARITPAGLHNLPCQELEQLHLGLYGMSDRLTLAKEGSPLLTQKWYHTLRELDLSGQGFSEKDLEQALTAFSGTSGGSHPALCSLNLRGTRVTPSTVSSVVSSCRGLLYLNLESCRCLPRGLKRAYRGLEEVQWCLEQLLTTPPSPH; this is encoded by the exons ATGGCTGCTCGGGCTGCCCGGCAGGCCTGGCGCAGAGGTGGGGTTGCGCCGCTGGCCGGCGCGCGGGTCCGCTCGGCCGAGGACTGGTGGTGGGATCAGCTGGCGCCGAGCGGCTCTGGGTGCCACCTGCTACAGTCGGACAGCATGCTGCTGGTGCTGCCCGGCCCAGGGCCCGCCCGCACCCGCACGAAAAGGCGAGCCGCCCGCCGCGCTCAGCGGCAGCCTCACCCGGGCCCTCGCGCCGCAGCTGCCAAGCCCAAGGCCACGTCCTGGCCGGAGCCGGCGCCCGCGCCCGAGCAGGGGCCCGACGCTGGCTGGGGAGACCGCATTCCCTTGGAAATCCTGGTGCAGATTTTCGGGCTGCTGGTGGCGGTCGATGGGCCCATGCCCTTCCTGGGCAG GGCCGCGCGCGTGTGCCGCCGCTGGCAGGAGGCCGCCTCCCAACCCGCGCTCTGGCGCTCCGTGACCCTGTCGCCCCCGCTGGCTAGCCGCCCTGCCAAGGGTGGAGTCAAGGCGGAGAAGAAGCTCCTTGCTTCCCTGGAGTGGCTTATGCCCAATCG GTTCTCACAGCTCCAGAGGCTGACCCTCATCCACTGGAAGTCTCAG CTGGTAGGTGAGTCCTGTCCTCAGCTCACTTTCCTCAAGCTTTCAGACTGCCATGGTGTGACCACTGATGCTCTGGTCATGCTAGCCAAAGCCTGCCGTCAGCTCCACAGCCTGGACCTACAGCACTCCATG GTGGAATCCACAGCTGTGGTGAGTTTTTTGGAGGAAGCAGGGCCCCGAATGCGCAAACTATGGCTGACCTACAGCTCCCAGACAACAGCCATCTTGGGCGCGCTGCTG agCAGCTGCTGCCCTCAGCTCCAGGTCCTGGAGGTGAGCACTGGCATCAACCGCAATAGCATTCCCCTCCAGCTGCCCGTCGAAGCGCTGCAGAAAGGCTGCCCCCAGCTGCAG GTGCTGCGGCTGCTGAACCTCACGTGGCTGCCCAAGCCTTCCGGGAGAGGGGTGGCTCTCGGACCAGGCTTCCCCAGCCTTGAGGAGCTCTGCCTCGCCAGCTCCACCTGCAACTTTGTGAGCAATGAGGTCCTGGGCCGCCTGCTCCACGGTTCCCCCAACCTGCGCCTGCTGGATCTTCGAGGCTGTGCCCGTATCACGCCTGCTGGCCTGCACAATCTCCCATGTCAGG AGCTGGAGCAGCTTCACCTGGGCCTGTATGGCATGTCAGACCGGCTGACTCTAGCCAAGGAGGGCAGTCCTCTGTTGACCCAGAAGTGGTACCACACCCTGCGGGAACTGGACTTGAGTGGCCAGGGATTCAGTGAGAAGGACTTGGAGCAGGCCCTCACTGCCTTCTCAGGCACCTCTGGGGGCTCACACCCAGCCCTGTGTTCCCTTAACCTCAGGGGTACCCGGGTCACACCAAGCACGGTCAG CTCTGTGGTCAGCAGCTGCCGAGGCCTGCTGTACCTCAACCTGGAGTCCTGCCGCTGCCTTCCCAGGGGCCTGAAGCGGGCCTACCGGGGCCTTGAGGAAGTCCAGTGGTGTCTGGAGCAGCTGCtcaccacccctccctccccccactaa
- the TMEM249 gene encoding cation channel sperm-associated auxiliary subunit TMEM249: MTTPKGRASSLPTTSGGKHFQLWALGLFCTERHLASRLKNNNFFPFTQQQPDVFVLEYYLDTLWKGTLLFVVCVILVSFSSLRQVQEQETWGFPMYGMGVGLWLIVSSLPRRRLVLNHTRGMYHFSIQGRTVCQGPMHLVYVRLALSSDAHGRCFFQLVLGGHRLEPLVLVQLSERYEQMEYLGRYIAGKLNINYFDYLATSYRHVVRHWPLGAAFSPGIVLRKDRVYNRPSLTQSDLEV; encoded by the exons ATGACT ACCCCTAAGGGCCGGGCCAGCAGCCTGCCCACTACCTCTGGCGGCAAGCACTTCCAGCTCTGGGCCCTAGGACTCTTCTGCACCGAGCGCCACCTGGCCAGTCGTCTCAAGAACAACAATTTCTTCCCGTTCACGCAGCAGCAGCCAGACG TCTTTGTCCTCGAGTACTACCTGGACACTTTGTGGAAGGGGACGCTGCTCTTCGTCGTCTGCGTGATCCTGGTCAGCTTCAGCTCCCTAAGACAG GTGCAGGAGCAGGAGACGTGGGGCTTCCCTATGTACGGCATGGGCGTGGGCCTGTGGCTCATCGTCTCGTCGCTGCCGCGGCGCCGCCTGGTGCTCAACCACACGCGCGGCATGTACCACTTCTCCATACAGGGCCGCACCGTGTGCCAGGGCCCCATGCACCTGGTCTACGTGCGCCTGGCGCTCAGCTCCGACG cccacggGAGGTGCTTCTTTCAGCTGGTCCTTGGCGGCCACAGGCTGGAGCCGCTGGTGCTGGTGCAGCTGTCGGAGCGCTACGAG CAAATGGAATACCTGGGCCGTTACATCGCTGGGAAACTCAACATTAACTACTTCGACTACCTGGCCACGTCCTACCGGCACGTGGTTCGCCACTGGCCGCTGGGGGCCGCCTTCAGCCCAGGCATCGTGTTGCGCAAGGACCGCGTCTACAACAGGCCGAGTCTCACTCAGTCCGACCTGGAGGTGTGA